Proteins co-encoded in one Brassica rapa cultivar Chiifu-401-42 chromosome A02, CAAS_Brap_v3.01, whole genome shotgun sequence genomic window:
- the LOC103853973 gene encoding sucrose transport protein SUC3 isoform X1, whose protein sequence is MAGKSGESVSISVPYRNLRKDVEVEMVSAKHQNESASSSPLNRSDGAAVAKDCSLVTLVLSCTVAAGVQFGWALQLSLLTPYIQTLGISHAFSSFIWLCGPITGLVVQPCVGIWSDKCTSKYGRRRPFILVGSLMISIAVIIIGFSADIGYLLGDTKEHCSTFKGTRTRAAFVFIIGFWLLDLANNTVQGPARALLADLSGPDQRNTANAVFCLWMAIGNILGFSAGASGRWQEWFPFLTSTACCAACGNLKAAFLLAVVFLTICTLVTIYFAEEIPLASTRTSGLEHSKSNGTANGIKYERVERDTDVQLGKSNNEHQDETYIDSPGSVLVNLLTSLRQLPPDMHSVLIVMALTWLSWFPFFLFDTDWMGREVYHGNPTGDSLLVKLYGQGVREGAFGLLLNSVVLGFSSFLIEPMCQRMGARAVWALSNFTVFACMAGTAVISLMSLRDNSEGNEHILPNETTRTAAVIVFALLGFPLAITYSVPFSVTAEVTADSGGGQGLAIGVLNLAIVIPQMIVSIGAGPWDALFGGGNLPAFVLASVAAFAAGVIALRSLPTLSSSFKSTGFHIG, encoded by the exons ATGGCGGGGAAGAGTGGTGAATCGGTGTCGATCTCGGTGCCGTATAGGAATCTGAGGAAGGATGTTGAGGTTGAGATGGTGTCGGCGAAGCATCAAAACGAAAGCGCGTCTTCTTCTCCTTTGAATCGTTCTGATGGTGCAGCCGTGGCTAAGGATTGTAGCTTGGTGACGTTGGTGCTTAGCTGTACGGTTGCGGCTGGTGTTCAATTTGGTTGGGCGTTGCAGCTTTCTCTTCTCACGCCTTACATTCAG ACCCTTGGAATATCGCAcgctttttcttcttttatttggCTCTGCGGCCCTATTACAGGCCTTGTG GTCCAGCCTTGTGTTGGTATTTGGAGTGATAAATGTACTTCAAAGTATGGAAGAAGACGACCGTTTATTCTCGTGGGATCACTCATGATCTCAATAGCA GTGATAATAATCGGCTTTTCTGCAGACATTGGGTATCTTTTAGGAGATACAAAGGAACATTGCAG TACTTTCAAAGGCACACGGACCAGGGCGGCTTTTGTCTTTATCATTGGGTTTTGGCTGCTGGACCTAGCAAACAACACAGTGCAG GGACCTGCTCGTGCTCTCTTAGCTGACCTATCAG GTCCTGATCAGCGGAATACTGCAAATGCTGTGTTCTGCTTGTGGATGGCTATTGGGAATATCCTTGGGTTTTCTGCTGGTGCTAGCGGACGATGGCAAGA ATGGTTCCCATTCCTAACCAGTACAGCATGTTGCGCTGCATGTGGAAATCTCAAAGCAGCTTTTCTTCTTGCAGTT GTCTTTCTCACTATATGCACTCTTGTCACAATCTATTTCGCTGAAGAGATTCCGTTGGCAAGCACCCGCACATCAGGGCTTGAGCACTCAAAATCTAATGGTACTGCCAATGGGATCAAGTACGAAAGAGTGGAACGTGATACCGATGTACAGCTTGGAAAGTCAAACAATGAGCATCAAGACGAGACCTATATAGATAGCCCTGGATCtgttttagtaaatttgctaACCAGTTTAAGGCAGTTGCCTCCTGATATGCACTCAGTTCTTATAGTCATGGCTCTGACATGG TTATCGTGGTTCCCCTTCTTTCTGTTTGATACAGATTGGATGGGAAGAGAAGTTTACCATGGGAATCCTACGGGAGATAGTTTGCTCGTGAAACTTTACGGTCAAGGTGTCCGGGAAGGTGCATTTGGCTTGCTACTAAACTCC GTTGTTCTTGGGTTCAGCTCATTCTTGATTGAGCCAATGTGTCAGCGGATGGGTGCACGAGCTGTATGGGCTCTGAGCAACTTTACTGTATTTGCCTGCATGGCAGGAACAGCTGTAATTAGCTTGATGTCTCTCAGGGATAACTCTGAAGGAAACGAACACATATTACCTAACGAAACAACGAGAACCGCAGCCGTAATCGTCTTTGCACTCCTTGGTTTCCCTCTTGCT ATCACATACAGTGTCCCTTTCTCTGTCACTGCAGAAGTCACTGCTGATTCTGGTGGCGGTCAAG GTTTGGCTATAGGAGTGTTGAATCTTGCAATTGTTATTCCCCAG ATGATAGTATCGATTGGAGCGGGTCCATGGGATGCATTGTTTGGAGGAGGAAACTTACCGGCATTTGTTTTGGCGTCTGTTGCTGCTTTTGCTGCTGGAGTTATTGCTTTGCGTAGCCTTCCTACACTATCTAGTTCGTTCAAGTCTACAGGTTTCCATATCGGGTAA
- the LOC103853973 gene encoding sucrose transport protein SUC3 isoform X2, giving the protein MYFKVWKKTTVYSRGITHDLNSNIGYLLGDTKEHCSTFKGTRTRAAFVFIIGFWLLDLANNTVQGPARALLADLSGPDQRNTANAVFCLWMAIGNILGFSAGASGRWQEWFPFLTSTACCAACGNLKAAFLLAVVFLTICTLVTIYFAEEIPLASTRTSGLEHSKSNGTANGIKYERVERDTDVQLGKSNNEHQDETYIDSPGSVLVNLLTSLRQLPPDMHSVLIVMALTWLSWFPFFLFDTDWMGREVYHGNPTGDSLLVKLYGQGVREGAFGLLLNSVVLGFSSFLIEPMCQRMGARAVWALSNFTVFACMAGTAVISLMSLRDNSEGNEHILPNETTRTAAVIVFALLGFPLAITYSVPFSVTAEVTADSGGGQGLAIGVLNLAIVIPQMIVSIGAGPWDALFGGGNLPAFVLASVAAFAAGVIALRSLPTLSSSFKSTGFHIG; this is encoded by the exons ATGTACTTCAAAGTATGGAAGAAGACGACCGTTTATTCTCGTGGGATCACTCATGATCTCAATAGCA ACATTGGGTATCTTTTAGGAGATACAAAGGAACATTGCAG TACTTTCAAAGGCACACGGACCAGGGCGGCTTTTGTCTTTATCATTGGGTTTTGGCTGCTGGACCTAGCAAACAACACAGTGCAG GGACCTGCTCGTGCTCTCTTAGCTGACCTATCAG GTCCTGATCAGCGGAATACTGCAAATGCTGTGTTCTGCTTGTGGATGGCTATTGGGAATATCCTTGGGTTTTCTGCTGGTGCTAGCGGACGATGGCAAGA ATGGTTCCCATTCCTAACCAGTACAGCATGTTGCGCTGCATGTGGAAATCTCAAAGCAGCTTTTCTTCTTGCAGTT GTCTTTCTCACTATATGCACTCTTGTCACAATCTATTTCGCTGAAGAGATTCCGTTGGCAAGCACCCGCACATCAGGGCTTGAGCACTCAAAATCTAATGGTACTGCCAATGGGATCAAGTACGAAAGAGTGGAACGTGATACCGATGTACAGCTTGGAAAGTCAAACAATGAGCATCAAGACGAGACCTATATAGATAGCCCTGGATCtgttttagtaaatttgctaACCAGTTTAAGGCAGTTGCCTCCTGATATGCACTCAGTTCTTATAGTCATGGCTCTGACATGG TTATCGTGGTTCCCCTTCTTTCTGTTTGATACAGATTGGATGGGAAGAGAAGTTTACCATGGGAATCCTACGGGAGATAGTTTGCTCGTGAAACTTTACGGTCAAGGTGTCCGGGAAGGTGCATTTGGCTTGCTACTAAACTCC GTTGTTCTTGGGTTCAGCTCATTCTTGATTGAGCCAATGTGTCAGCGGATGGGTGCACGAGCTGTATGGGCTCTGAGCAACTTTACTGTATTTGCCTGCATGGCAGGAACAGCTGTAATTAGCTTGATGTCTCTCAGGGATAACTCTGAAGGAAACGAACACATATTACCTAACGAAACAACGAGAACCGCAGCCGTAATCGTCTTTGCACTCCTTGGTTTCCCTCTTGCT ATCACATACAGTGTCCCTTTCTCTGTCACTGCAGAAGTCACTGCTGATTCTGGTGGCGGTCAAG GTTTGGCTATAGGAGTGTTGAATCTTGCAATTGTTATTCCCCAG ATGATAGTATCGATTGGAGCGGGTCCATGGGATGCATTGTTTGGAGGAGGAAACTTACCGGCATTTGTTTTGGCGTCTGTTGCTGCTTTTGCTGCTGGAGTTATTGCTTTGCGTAGCCTTCCTACACTATCTAGTTCGTTCAAGTCTACAGGTTTCCATATCGGGTAA
- the LOC103853974 gene encoding basic blue protein: protein MAKGRGSASWSAQAIVALMLVSVLVLQADYVQAATYTVGESNGWAFNAVGWPSGKHFKAGDVLVFNYNPRIHNVVAVDSGGYNNCKTPARARTYTSGKDRITLSKGQNFFICNFPGHCEAAMKIAVTAV, encoded by the exons ATGGCCAAGGGAAGAGGCAGTGCATCATGGTCCGCTCAAGCCATAGTCGCTTTGATGTTGGTCTCAGTGTTGGTTCTTCAAGCTGACTACGTTCAAGCTGCGACTTACACAGTCGGCGAATCCAACGGCTGGGCCTTCAACGCTGTGGGTTGGCCTTCAGGCAAACATTTTAAAGCTGGTGACGTTTTAG TGTTTAACTATAATCCGAGAATCCACAACGTAGTGGCGGTAGATAGTGGAGGGTACAACAATTGCAAAACGCCGGCACGTGCGAGAACATACACTTCAGGGAAAGATCGTATAACTTTGTCTAAAGGACAAAACTTCTTCATCTGCAACTTTCCGGGCCACTGTGAAGCCGCTATGAAAATAGCAGTCACGGCCGTTTGA